In Streptomyces nojiriensis, one genomic interval encodes:
- a CDS encoding M56 family metallopeptidase — MIHTAWIPLLVPFLVAPAGRRLASNLPPRQAMWLLTTTAAGLAAASTCALALLIVPGATHLHVVAALGHLLTPLSSGSPDAVIAIAVAAGALLAWCTARLVRGVRRRWTQLRQAGRLAAEADGELVVLPDEHPDAYALPGSPGRIVVTTGMLRALSAPEREVLIAHERAHLRERHHLFSAVVDLAGLCHPALRTLREPLAYALERSADESAARAVGSRRLTARAIGRAALATRASSTAGRTRPGLALSATAGPVPRRVAALLGHGTETRMTRPLARRAAVMVLTACLALSAGASLQAADDLHDGIEVAQGEAP; from the coding sequence GTGATCCACACCGCCTGGATCCCCCTCCTCGTTCCGTTCCTGGTCGCACCGGCGGGCAGGCGGCTGGCCTCGAACCTGCCGCCGAGGCAGGCCATGTGGCTGCTGACGACGACCGCGGCCGGTCTCGCCGCCGCGAGCACGTGCGCGCTGGCCCTGCTGATCGTCCCCGGCGCCACCCACCTCCACGTCGTCGCCGCGCTGGGCCACCTACTCACTCCGCTGAGCAGCGGATCACCCGACGCCGTCATCGCGATCGCCGTCGCCGCCGGGGCCTTGCTCGCCTGGTGCACGGCCAGGCTGGTGCGCGGCGTACGTCGGCGCTGGACCCAGCTCCGCCAGGCCGGGAGGCTCGCCGCCGAGGCGGACGGCGAACTCGTCGTCCTGCCGGACGAGCACCCCGATGCCTACGCCCTGCCCGGAAGTCCGGGCCGCATCGTCGTGACGACCGGCATGCTCCGCGCACTCTCGGCGCCCGAGCGCGAGGTCCTGATCGCCCACGAGCGCGCCCACCTCCGGGAGCGGCACCACCTCTTCAGCGCCGTGGTCGACCTGGCCGGCCTGTGCCACCCCGCGCTGCGGACCCTGCGCGAGCCGCTCGCCTACGCGCTGGAACGCAGCGCCGACGAATCCGCCGCCCGCGCCGTGGGCAGCCGACGCCTGACTGCCCGGGCCATCGGCCGGGCAGCTCTCGCCACCCGCGCTTCCTCCACGGCCGGCCGTACGCGTCCCGGCTTGGCCCTCTCGGCGACCGCCGGTCCCGTTCCCCGCCGCGTCGCCGCCCTCCTCGGCCACGGCACCGAGACCAGGATGACCCGGCCCCTCGCCCGGCGCGCCGCGGTCATGGTGTTGACGGCCTGCCTGGCTCTCTCCGCCGGTGCGTCCCTCCAGGCGGCCGACGACCTGCACGACGGCATCGAAGTCGCCCAAGGCGAAGCCCCTTGA
- a CDS encoding phosphatase PAP2 family protein — MSMLALNGPAVDGDLYTRVTDLAQQAPGWLDGLVAAWSDYGLALFAVLMLAAWWRARAVADPARTAMALAAPLVVVVAFLADTGVKLVFREQRPCQTLHTVTLEACPPLGDWSFPSNHAAIAAAAAAALWVTDRRLAAIAVPAALLMAFSRVWVGAHYPHDVVLGLAVGAVIAWLLTRVAHRAAPLVQRVARTRLRPLVAPR; from the coding sequence TTGAGCATGCTCGCCTTGAACGGCCCCGCCGTCGACGGAGACCTGTACACCCGGGTCACCGACCTGGCCCAGCAGGCCCCCGGCTGGCTCGACGGCCTGGTCGCCGCGTGGTCCGACTACGGCCTCGCCCTCTTCGCCGTGCTGATGCTGGCTGCCTGGTGGCGCGCCCGGGCGGTCGCCGATCCGGCCAGGACCGCCATGGCGCTGGCGGCACCCCTCGTCGTGGTCGTCGCGTTCCTCGCCGACACCGGCGTCAAATTGGTCTTCCGGGAGCAGCGGCCCTGCCAGACCCTGCACACGGTCACGCTGGAGGCCTGCCCGCCGCTGGGTGACTGGTCGTTCCCCAGCAACCACGCCGCCATCGCCGCCGCGGCAGCCGCGGCCCTCTGGGTCACCGACCGCCGGCTCGCGGCGATCGCGGTGCCGGCCGCACTGCTGATGGCCTTCTCCCGGGTCTGGGTGGGTGCCCACTACCCCCATGACGTCGTACTCGGCCTGGCCGTCGGGGCGGTCATCGCCTGGCTGCTGACCCGTGTCGCACACCGCGCGGCCCCCCTCGTGCAACGGGTGGCCAGGACACGGCTGCGACCCCTGGTTGCCCCCCGGTGA
- a CDS encoding BlaI/MecI/CopY family transcriptional regulator → MRRPHGELVADVLAILWGATEPLTPQQINTALGRDLARTTVTTILSRLHEKGTLVRSRAGRGFAYAAADDAAGLAAGRMRRELEREPQRDLVLKRFVSSLSGDDEEALRRLLLESEDGA, encoded by the coding sequence GTGCGGCGCCCGCACGGTGAGCTCGTCGCGGACGTGCTGGCGATCTTGTGGGGGGCCACCGAGCCGTTGACGCCCCAGCAGATCAACACCGCGCTCGGGCGCGACCTGGCCAGGACGACGGTCACGACGATCCTGTCCCGCCTGCACGAGAAGGGGACGCTGGTGCGATCCCGCGCGGGGCGGGGCTTCGCCTACGCGGCGGCGGATGACGCCGCCGGGCTGGCGGCCGGTCGTATGCGGCGGGAGCTGGAGCGGGAGCCGCAGCGCGACTTGGTGCTGAAGCGGTTCGTGTCCTCACTGTCCGGGGACGACGAGGAGGCACTGCGGCGCCTGCTCCTGGAGTCCGAGGACGGCGCATGA
- the efeO gene encoding iron uptake system protein EfeO — MSSSARSALLAAAGLAIVTATATGCAQKSDGSPAGALQVTASDSACEVSKTDFPAGKVTIQVENKGSKVTELYVLFPDDRIVAERENIGPGTKASITAEIKAGEYEFACKPGMKGDGIRTKVKATGNGGEKRSPELDAAVAAYRSYVLAQAEESLPAVKTFTDAVRAGDVEAAKQAFASSRRGWERTEPVAESFGDIDPKTDVREDGLEPGQNWTGWHRLEKSLWADNKIGDEEKALASQLDTDIAEWHKRVGTAEITPTSMANGAKELLDEVSRNKVTGEEDRYSHTDLADFKANVEGAEKVYELLKPVTVKNDAELAKNLDAQFIAINTLLDKYRADKTGYDFTVYDKVTEEQRKELSDGVNALAEPLSKLAAAVAK, encoded by the coding sequence ATGTCTTCATCTGCCCGCTCGGCGCTTCTCGCGGCCGCCGGTCTCGCGATAGTCACCGCCACCGCCACGGGTTGCGCCCAGAAGAGCGATGGCAGCCCGGCCGGCGCCCTTCAGGTGACCGCGTCCGACAGTGCCTGCGAAGTCTCCAAGACCGATTTTCCGGCGGGCAAGGTGACGATCCAGGTGGAGAACAAGGGATCCAAGGTCACGGAGCTGTACGTGCTCTTCCCCGATGACCGCATCGTCGCCGAGCGCGAGAACATCGGCCCGGGTACCAAGGCCTCCATCACCGCCGAGATCAAGGCGGGCGAATACGAGTTCGCCTGCAAGCCCGGCATGAAGGGTGACGGCATCCGCACCAAGGTCAAGGCCACGGGCAATGGCGGTGAGAAGCGCAGCCCCGAACTGGACGCTGCTGTCGCGGCCTACCGCAGCTACGTGCTCGCGCAGGCCGAGGAGTCCCTCCCCGCGGTCAAGACCTTCACCGACGCCGTCCGCGCCGGGGACGTGGAAGCCGCGAAGCAGGCGTTCGCCTCCTCGCGGCGTGGCTGGGAGCGTACCGAGCCGGTCGCCGAGTCCTTCGGTGACATCGACCCGAAGACCGACGTTCGTGAGGACGGCCTGGAGCCCGGTCAGAACTGGACCGGCTGGCACCGGCTGGAGAAGTCCCTGTGGGCCGACAACAAGATCGGCGACGAGGAGAAGGCCCTCGCCTCCCAGCTGGACACCGACATCGCGGAGTGGCACAAGCGCGTCGGCACGGCTGAGATCACCCCCACCTCCATGGCCAACGGCGCCAAGGAACTGCTGGACGAGGTCTCCCGCAACAAGGTGACCGGCGAGGAAGACCGCTACAGCCACACCGACCTGGCCGACTTCAAGGCCAATGTCGAGGGCGCCGAGAAGGTCTACGAGTTGCTGAAGCCCGTCACCGTGAAGAACGACGCGGAGCTGGCCAAGAACCTGGACGCCCAGTTCATCGCGATCAACACACTGTTGGACAAGTACCGGGCGGACAAGACCGGCTACGACTTCACCGTGTACGACAAGGTCACCGAGGAGCAGCGCAAGGAGCTCTCGGACGGCGTCAACGCGCTCGCCGAACCGCTCTCCAAGCTCGCGGCGGCAGTCGCCAAGTAG
- a CDS encoding ABC transporter permease produces the protein MTAGTLTDVPARTGTRRSWATLVPAAVLIALAMAGPLLAAHALDAPVYAPYAAAGDGGPLGGDQLGRDVLSRLLHGGTVLIGSAALVSVLVTLAGVVVGCFAVLHPVLGRAVERSADVAILLPPVLGIMLIALAWPGGGRWAVIGAAIVLGIPYAVRIVAAAAAPLAGAGYVEAALARGESLRYIALREILPNLRSTVAALFGLRFVEAVYVISMAAFLQIGPQPPAADWALMIRENAPGILLNPWAVIAPSLAIAALAISANLACASLAPRSARKAVTTP, from the coding sequence ATGACCGCCGGCACCCTCACGGACGTACCCGCCCGGACCGGAACTCGCCGCTCATGGGCCACCCTTGTCCCGGCGGCGGTGCTGATCGCTCTCGCGATGGCCGGGCCCCTGCTCGCCGCCCACGCCCTCGACGCCCCCGTGTACGCCCCGTACGCCGCCGCCGGCGACGGCGGTCCGCTCGGCGGCGACCAGCTCGGGCGCGACGTCCTGTCCCGGCTGCTGCACGGCGGCACGGTACTGATCGGCAGCGCCGCCCTCGTCTCCGTACTCGTGACCCTGGCCGGGGTCGTCGTCGGCTGCTTCGCCGTCCTGCACCCCGTACTCGGTCGCGCCGTGGAGCGCAGCGCCGACGTGGCGATCCTGCTCCCGCCGGTCCTCGGCATCATGCTGATCGCCCTCGCCTGGCCCGGCGGCGGCCGATGGGCCGTCATCGGCGCTGCCATCGTCCTCGGCATCCCCTATGCGGTCCGCATCGTCGCCGCAGCCGCCGCCCCACTGGCCGGTGCCGGATACGTGGAAGCGGCTCTGGCCCGCGGAGAGAGCCTGCGTTACATCGCGCTACGCGAGATCCTGCCCAACCTGCGCTCCACCGTCGCCGCGCTGTTCGGCCTGCGCTTCGTCGAAGCCGTCTACGTCATCTCCATGGCCGCATTCCTCCAGATCGGCCCCCAACCACCGGCCGCGGACTGGGCGTTGATGATCCGCGAGAATGCCCCGGGCATCCTCCTCAACCCCTGGGCCGTCATCGCTCCCAGCCTGGCCATCGCCGCCCTCGCCATCAGCGCCAACCTCGCCTGCGCCTCCCTCGCGCCCCGCTCCGCACGCAAGGCGGTCACGACCCCGTGA
- a CDS encoding ABC transporter ATP-binding protein codes for MNTPAQPVVTPVTSPVDSSDSSAPLATAAGLEIRFPGGPVLLRPASLVVEAGRITALTGASGSGKTTLLRALIGHLPEGAAVTGGELTVLGHDLTALAPEELARLRRTSLAYVGQDPGSALNPRMKVRDIVAETAPCRPERSAVMELLREVRLPTDDGLPDRRPTALSGGQQRRVALARALARKPDILLLDEPTAGLDSALRDEIADLLRHLAARHDLAIVMACHDPELVEACADHTVHLTAPTTPARLSAVHEVERGPTADSEEAVVAEGEGIAARAVHVSFHGKAHQALTAVDFTASPGSRTAIVGPSGSGKTTLLRVLAGLQHADTADLTLDGIPLAPAVRKRPSAHQRRIQLVPQNPLDALNPSRTVGAQLDRPLRLHTKLSSGARTARIAELLQQVDLPADFANRYPAELSGGQRQRVSIARALATGPDILLCDEITSALDPDTATSVMELLAGLNAEQGMTLVLVSHELHLVSAYTDTVHLLGDGRLVAHGPTRELLPTI; via the coding sequence GTGAACACCCCCGCACAACCGGTCGTCACGCCGGTCACTTCCCCGGTCGATTCCTCGGACAGCTCCGCTCCGCTGGCCACCGCCGCCGGTCTCGAAATCCGTTTCCCCGGTGGCCCGGTGCTCCTGCGGCCCGCCTCCCTGGTCGTCGAGGCAGGCCGTATCACCGCGCTGACCGGCGCATCCGGCTCCGGCAAGACCACCCTGCTGCGCGCCCTCATCGGCCACCTCCCCGAGGGCGCGGCCGTCACCGGCGGCGAGTTGACCGTCCTCGGCCACGACCTGACCGCGCTGGCCCCCGAAGAGCTGGCCCGGCTCCGCCGCACCAGCCTGGCGTACGTGGGCCAGGACCCCGGCTCCGCGCTCAACCCCAGGATGAAGGTCCGTGACATCGTCGCGGAAACCGCCCCCTGCCGCCCCGAACGGTCGGCCGTCATGGAACTGCTGCGCGAAGTCCGTCTGCCCACCGATGACGGGCTCCCCGACCGGAGACCGACAGCCCTGTCCGGAGGCCAGCAGCGTCGCGTCGCGCTCGCCCGTGCTCTGGCCCGGAAACCCGACATCCTCCTCCTCGACGAACCCACGGCCGGCCTCGACTCGGCCCTGCGTGACGAGATAGCCGACCTGCTGCGCCACCTCGCCGCCCGGCACGACCTGGCCATCGTCATGGCGTGCCACGACCCCGAACTCGTCGAAGCCTGCGCCGACCACACCGTCCACCTCACCGCACCCACCACACCGGCACGCCTGTCGGCAGTCCACGAAGTCGAACGCGGACCCACCGCGGACAGCGAGGAGGCGGTCGTCGCCGAGGGCGAGGGCATTGCCGCACGTGCTGTCCACGTCTCCTTCCATGGGAAGGCACACCAAGCCCTCACCGCGGTCGACTTCACGGCCAGCCCCGGCAGCCGCACGGCCATCGTCGGCCCCTCCGGTTCAGGCAAGACCACGCTTCTCAGGGTGCTGGCCGGGCTCCAGCACGCGGACACCGCCGACCTCACCCTCGACGGGATCCCCCTCGCGCCCGCCGTGAGGAAACGCCCGAGCGCACACCAGCGCCGCATCCAACTCGTCCCCCAGAATCCCCTCGACGCACTCAACCCCTCCCGCACGGTCGGAGCCCAGCTCGACCGGCCCCTGCGCCTGCACACGAAGCTCAGCTCCGGCGCCCGCACGGCCCGGATCGCGGAACTCCTCCAGCAGGTCGACCTGCCCGCCGACTTCGCGAACCGATACCCGGCCGAGCTCTCCGGCGGCCAGCGCCAGCGCGTCTCCATCGCCCGTGCCCTGGCCACCGGACCGGACATCCTGCTGTGCGACGAGATCACCTCGGCCCTCGACCCCGACACGGCGACGTCCGTCATGGAACTTCTGGCCGGCCTCAACGCGGAGCAGGGGATGACGCTCGTACTCGTCTCACACGAACTCCACCTGGTGAGCGCCTACACCGACACCGTGCACCTGCTGGGCGACGGACGCCTCGTCGCCCACGGCCCCACCCGTGAACTGCTGCCCACCATCTGA
- a CDS encoding phosphatase PAP2 family protein has protein sequence MRAPIASRATRWGLAAGLCAALFAVLTVLVAARHGSPYPFDASVHRWSVRHRPAVAVALARGVTTTGTGPVPYLCAVTAGLIAGWGRGARGRLLTAAGALGFLLLAQGLRYAVLNSVTRPRPPVADRVTHASGFSFPSGHTATSALVAGLLAWAVWRAASPAAARLWWGLFACWAVTVGLTRVYLGVHWPTDVLGGWLYALTWLAAAMAVVAWIGRNRKSRAAVE, from the coding sequence GTGAGGGCGCCCATCGCATCGCGAGCCACCCGCTGGGGCCTGGCCGCAGGGCTGTGCGCGGCGCTGTTCGCCGTACTGACCGTGCTCGTCGCAGCCCGCCATGGCAGCCCGTACCCATTCGACGCGAGCGTGCACCGCTGGTCGGTACGGCACCGCCCCGCCGTCGCGGTCGCCCTCGCGCGCGGCGTCACCACGACCGGGACCGGACCCGTCCCCTACCTGTGCGCCGTGACCGCCGGACTCATCGCCGGATGGGGCAGGGGCGCCAGGGGCAGGCTGCTGACGGCCGCGGGTGCGCTCGGATTCCTGCTGCTGGCCCAGGGCCTGCGCTACGCCGTCCTGAACAGCGTGACGCGGCCTCGCCCGCCCGTTGCCGACCGAGTGACGCACGCGTCCGGGTTCTCCTTTCCCTCCGGCCACACCGCTACCTCGGCGCTCGTGGCCGGTCTGCTGGCCTGGGCGGTATGGCGCGCGGCCTCGCCGGCCGCTGCCCGGCTGTGGTGGGGCCTGTTCGCCTGCTGGGCCGTCACGGTCGGCCTGACCCGCGTCTACCTCGGCGTGCACTGGCCCACCGATGTCCTCGGCGGCTGGCTCTACGCCCTCACCTGGCTCGCCGCGGCCATGGCCGTGGTGGCCTGGATCGGGAGAAATCGGAAGTCCCGAGCGGCCGTCGAGTGA
- a CDS encoding BlaI/MecI/CopY family transcriptional regulator, producing MGDRNAERRPAGELEAGVLAALWAADGPLSPGQVQEIVGGSLARTTVTTILSRLYEKGTVTRSRSGRGFAYTPTEDASGLTARRMHAELAKDEDREAVLSRFVSQLSTEDERLLRALLDGEGDAP from the coding sequence ATGGGCGACAGGAACGCGGAGCGACGCCCTGCCGGCGAGCTCGAAGCCGGCGTGCTGGCGGCGCTCTGGGCCGCGGACGGCCCGCTGTCCCCGGGCCAGGTCCAGGAGATAGTGGGCGGGTCGCTCGCCCGCACGACCGTGACGACGATCCTCTCCCGCTTGTACGAGAAGGGGACCGTGACCCGATCCCGGTCCGGCCGCGGGTTCGCCTACACCCCCACCGAGGACGCCTCCGGACTCACCGCCCGGCGCATGCATGCCGAACTCGCGAAGGACGAGGACCGCGAGGCCGTATTGAGCCGCTTCGTCTCCCAGCTGAGTACCGAGGATGAGCGCCTGCTTCGCGCCCTGCTCGACGGGGAAGGAGACGCGCCGTGA
- a CDS encoding DedA family protein has product MTWPDLAAAAQALSPQAVNLLDAGSLLSAFGALGVAVVLFAETGLLVGFFLPGDSLLFTAGLLCVQGNHGPVHLSLPQVLCAAVAGALLGAQTGYLLGRRGGRTLLARSRSRKLHEGAAKAEELLDRYGHAKAIVLARFVPIVRTVLNPMAGALNVPARVFTLWQVIGGLVWTVGLVLAGYALGSSVPNVDRYLLPIVALVVLVSLAPLAVEVIRRRGSRTSNGSSH; this is encoded by the coding sequence ATGACCTGGCCCGATCTCGCCGCGGCGGCGCAGGCGCTCAGTCCGCAGGCCGTCAATCTGCTGGACGCCGGTTCCCTCCTGTCGGCCTTCGGCGCCCTCGGCGTCGCGGTCGTGCTGTTCGCCGAGACCGGCCTCCTCGTCGGCTTCTTCCTGCCCGGCGACTCGCTCCTCTTCACCGCAGGTCTGCTCTGCGTGCAGGGCAACCACGGGCCGGTCCACCTCTCGCTCCCGCAGGTGCTGTGCGCGGCCGTGGCCGGAGCCCTGCTCGGGGCCCAGACCGGCTACCTCCTCGGGCGGCGCGGCGGACGCACCCTGCTGGCCCGCAGCCGCAGCCGCAAACTCCACGAGGGCGCCGCGAAGGCCGAGGAACTCCTCGACCGGTACGGACACGCCAAGGCGATCGTCCTGGCCCGCTTCGTGCCGATCGTGCGCACCGTGCTGAACCCGATGGCCGGGGCCCTGAACGTCCCGGCCCGCGTCTTCACGCTCTGGCAGGTGATCGGCGGGCTCGTGTGGACGGTGGGACTGGTGCTGGCCGGCTACGCGCTCGGCTCCTCCGTGCCCAATGTCGACCGCTACCTCCTGCCGATCGTCGCCCTCGTCGTACTCGTCTCCCTCGCTCCGCTCGCCGTGGAAGTCATCCGCCGGAGGGGCAGCCGCACTTCGAACGGAAGCTCGCATTGA
- a CDS encoding transglycosylase domain-containing protein — protein sequence MPSWRQWLGACLCAFLGMVTFVTIAYATTDMPDDLNSFATQQDNVYYWADGSTMARTGWVSRQEMPLDKVPAKVQGAVLAAENASFYSDPGVSPSGVLRAVGAALTGGETQGGSTITQQYVKNAYLNQDRTVSRKFTELMLALKMDNQKSKDQILQDYLNTSWFGRGTYGIQRASQAYYGKDVSQLNPSEGAFLASLLKGAALYDPALGKANHERAVERWSWILDRMVETGRLSRAERATYTTFPEPSASSLVGIPGAQTGYLVEMAKAYAIKAGHIEESDFDLGGYQIYTTFDQARMTALTAAVQETQKDFDAERRPDTDKHAKIGAASIAPDGRLLAVYGGPDYLKQGFNESNATTVPVGTAFTPIVYAAALDEGVLRARGKDRTPVSPSSTYDGNDQVSVQTPEGPYWDRSGKVVKGRNDGGRNWGQVTLRQAVAQSVNTPMLQLGQDVGLDRVEAFAERSGLLESSLGPRIPAFALGENSTPSAIRMAGAYQTFAAEGMHTDPYSVRSATRNGAAVPLDAPKPTRAVTAKTARAVTDALKDAVTEGSAKTVGKAHPGTAGKTGTTAANTAGWFVASTEQESTAVVVYRMSLSDLVPLPLTGLGGDGPGTPGSERAVRLWGDYIKAVK from the coding sequence ATGCCGTCGTGGCGCCAGTGGCTGGGCGCCTGCCTGTGCGCGTTCCTGGGCATGGTGACCTTCGTCACGATTGCGTACGCGACCACGGATATGCCCGACGACCTCAACTCCTTCGCCACACAACAGGACAACGTCTACTACTGGGCCGACGGCTCCACGATGGCCCGGACGGGCTGGGTCAGCCGCCAGGAGATGCCGCTGGACAAGGTGCCCGCCAAGGTCCAGGGAGCCGTGCTCGCGGCCGAGAACGCGAGCTTCTACTCGGACCCCGGAGTCTCGCCGTCCGGAGTCCTGCGCGCCGTGGGCGCCGCACTGACGGGGGGCGAGACCCAGGGCGGGTCCACCATCACGCAGCAGTACGTGAAGAACGCCTATCTGAACCAGGACCGCACCGTTTCCCGGAAATTCACCGAGCTCATGCTCGCCCTGAAGATGGACAACCAGAAGAGCAAGGACCAGATCCTTCAGGACTACCTCAACACCAGCTGGTTCGGGCGCGGGACCTACGGCATCCAGCGCGCGTCCCAGGCCTACTACGGCAAGGACGTCTCGCAGCTCAATCCCAGCGAAGGCGCGTTCCTGGCCTCCCTCCTCAAGGGCGCGGCCCTCTACGACCCCGCTCTCGGCAAGGCGAACCACGAGCGGGCCGTGGAACGCTGGAGCTGGATCCTGGACCGCATGGTCGAGACCGGCCGGCTCTCGCGCGCCGAGCGCGCCACCTACACGACGTTCCCCGAGCCCTCGGCCTCCTCGCTCGTCGGCATACCCGGCGCGCAGACCGGCTACCTGGTCGAGATGGCCAAGGCGTACGCGATCAAAGCCGGCCACATCGAGGAGTCCGACTTCGACCTCGGCGGCTACCAGATCTACACGACCTTCGACCAGGCCCGGATGACCGCGCTGACCGCCGCCGTCCAGGAGACCCAGAAGGACTTCGACGCCGAGCGGCGTCCCGACACCGACAAGCACGCCAAGATCGGCGCGGCGAGCATCGCTCCCGACGGGCGGCTGCTCGCCGTGTACGGGGGCCCCGACTACCTCAAGCAGGGCTTCAACGAGTCGAACGCGACGACGGTCCCGGTCGGCACGGCGTTCACGCCGATCGTCTACGCCGCCGCGCTCGACGAAGGGGTGCTGCGCGCGCGGGGCAAGGACCGTACGCCGGTTTCCCCCTCCAGCACCTACGACGGCAACGACCAGGTGAGCGTGCAGACGCCGGAGGGGCCGTACTGGGACCGCAGCGGCAAGGTGGTGAAGGGGCGCAACGACGGCGGCCGGAACTGGGGCCAGGTGACGTTGCGCCAGGCCGTGGCCCAATCCGTCAACACGCCCATGCTCCAGCTCGGCCAAGATGTCGGCCTCGACCGGGTGGAGGCCTTCGCCGAGCGCTCGGGGCTGCTCGAATCGAGCCTCGGCCCGCGGATCCCCGCATTCGCCCTCGGGGAGAACTCGACGCCCAGTGCGATCCGGATGGCCGGCGCCTACCAGACCTTCGCCGCCGAAGGCATGCACACCGACCCGTACTCGGTGCGCTCGGCCACCCGCAACGGCGCCGCCGTGCCGCTCGACGCGCCGAAGCCGACCCGGGCCGTGACGGCCAAGACCGCTCGCGCAGTGACGGACGCCCTGAAGGACGCCGTCACCGAGGGGTCGGCGAAGACGGTGGGCAAGGCCCACCCCGGTACGGCGGGCAAGACCGGTACGACGGCCGCGAACACGGCGGGCTGGTTCGTGGCCAGCACCGAGCAGGAGTCCACGGCAGTGGTGGTCTACCGGATGTCGCTCTCCGACCTGGTTCCGCTGCCGCTCACGGGGCTGGGGGGCGACGGCCCGGGCACGCCCGGCAGCGAGCGGGCTGTGCGCCTGTGGGGCGACTACATCAAGGCGGTGAAGTAG
- a CDS encoding ABC transporter permease produces the protein MALLFGCTVTVASESSFSQAPTARICWPSCAGARPPPLGLDRPVWERFWDWMTALPTGDLGTSARGQKVTDLLSDPFPNTLVLGATAFVLTVLASLALGCWAASRPGGLADRLIGHASTAAFAVPEFVAVGLLLVLSLWTGWLPAVTLTGADGTPADWTMLIMPVLALVIPQTGWNTRIVRGALADQARTPHVEAACLDGLPVHRVVLRHALPGAVPAIATGIATSTGMLLGGAVVVETLFNYPGIGSVLAAAVAGRDTPLIAGVVVCAGAVISLVLLAADLIRDRTLGVRP, from the coding sequence GTGGCCCTGCTCTTCGGCTGCACGGTGACGGTGGCCTCGGAGTCCAGCTTCAGCCAGGCCCCGACCGCGCGCATCTGCTGGCCTTCTTGCGCGGGGGCCAGGCCGCCGCCGCTGGGCCTGGACCGGCCCGTGTGGGAGCGGTTCTGGGACTGGATGACGGCCCTGCCCACCGGTGACCTCGGCACCTCCGCCCGCGGTCAGAAGGTCACCGACCTCCTCTCCGACCCCTTCCCCAACACCCTCGTGCTGGGCGCGACCGCCTTCGTCCTGACCGTGCTCGCCTCCCTCGCGCTCGGCTGCTGGGCCGCCTCCCGCCCCGGCGGCCTCGCCGACCGCCTCATCGGACATGCCTCTACAGCAGCGTTCGCCGTTCCCGAGTTCGTCGCCGTCGGCCTGCTCCTCGTCCTGTCACTGTGGACCGGCTGGCTGCCCGCCGTGACCCTCACCGGTGCGGACGGGACCCCCGCCGACTGGACGATGCTGATCATGCCGGTCCTGGCGCTGGTCATCCCGCAGACGGGCTGGAACACCCGTATCGTGCGCGGCGCCCTGGCGGACCAGGCCCGTACGCCCCACGTGGAAGCCGCCTGCCTCGACGGCCTCCCTGTCCACCGGGTCGTCCTGCGCCACGCCCTGCCCGGCGCCGTGCCCGCGATCGCCACCGGCATCGCCACCTCCACCGGCATGCTCCTCGGCGGGGCCGTGGTCGTGGAGACCCTCTTCAACTACCCCGGCATCGGCAGCGTCCTGGCCGCGGCCGTCGCCGGCCGCGACACCCCGCTCATCGCCGGAGTCGTCGTCTGCGCCGGCGCCGTCATCAGCCTCGTCCTGCTCGCAGCCGACCTCATACGCGACCGCACCCTGGGAGTCCGCCCATGA